GATCCAGCCAGTTGCGAAACACCTCGGGCATCATGTCATCCCGGCGATGCAAAAACTCCGGCAGACGGATCACCGGCAGAGGCGGAAATTGCATGTAGTCCATGGCGCAAAGATGTccgtgtacttgtacaggtgGTTTTGGCTTGCTTAGTGAAAAGATGTCGCAGCCGTTTGAGTTTATCATGCGTGTGATGAGGGATGTGTATGACAAGGGAGTGCAAGGCAGTGTGTCAAGTTTGTCTTGCGAAGTAGGTGAGGGGACAGCAGGTATTGGACCACTACAGCGTTTTTACGCTACAATAGGAGGTAAACAGGTACTATCTTTGGTCTTTATAGAGGCTTATAAGGTTCCTAACTCGACTCGTGTGTCCCTTGGAAGTTAGTTCCGAACTAATTAAGGAAGCAAGTGAGAGTGTTCCCGGCCAGGCCATTTCTCGGGGTGTAAAAGTGTGGGGAAAttttggaaaaaaattgagattttttttttaaaaaacTTATAACATGATTTGACTGCGCCTCTTCACTTACAGCTTCGAGATTCAATTTTCAGCACCAAATGGAGACGCCCTCTTGTATACAATATGCTCACAGCCATGCCTGATGTACGATGTACAATATCCTCCCATAAGCTCATGCATTAATAAAATATGCTGCATGATCTGAACCTCCATAATTCACAACACAATGTCAACGAGAGAGTGTTATCGACGCTGTGTGCGGGCAGCCAACACACTGGGAAGCGCGGGATACAACCACAGCCGGCGGCGGCTATCTGCGCGGCTGAAGCAGGCATTTGAGTCTGGATCGGCGTCTCCAGAGCAACAGCTGCGCACCACCGAGTTCCTCGAACGAGCCGCGCGCTACCAGGGCACCGAATACAACGTGATCCGCAACATGATCGCGATAGATTCCGCGCGCCACGGCCACCAGAAGCGTTCCAATCCGACCAAGAAGCTAGCTGAGGACGAagagcagctcaagaacggATTGGAGTACGTCATGGCTACTTA
This genomic interval from Yarrowia lipolytica chromosome 1E, complete sequence contains the following:
- a CDS encoding uncharacterized protein (Compare to YALI0E25630g, no similarity), translating into MSTRECYRRCVRAANTLGSAGYNHSRRRLSARLKQAFESGSASPEQQLRTTEFLERAARYQGTEYNVIRNMIAIDSARHGHQKRSNPTKKLAEDEEQLKNGLEYVMATYNVPGPNQYSEALKKGKLPTMPESTRALTDLIRYGSQTQYDEYDALIRGLNETMGLALPVDGQKTETARKTSDHR